The sequence CATTTTCCATTACTTAACTTCAAATGTATTAAAGCGTCAAAACTTCGGTGATGTCGGAGACGCTCAAGCCGTGATTGCTTTTTCGTTTGGTGATAGTGATTGTGTTAATCAGCAGTTAGCGAGCCATGTGGCGCTATTTTATCATTTGAATCCTTTGGCTTTTTGTTACGTGCAACAGGAGATAGCGAAGCATTTGCATCAAACTCCTTATGTACCGATAAAGAATGACCTTTATCAAACGACTGCGGATGTGGCAAAAAAGGCACGCGAGGATTTGGGGAAAGTTAAAGTCGCCGTTGTTGCACAATCTTGGCATGCACAGCGCTGTATTGAAACTTGCGAATCTTTGGGCTTTACGGTCGTTGCTCTGAAAGTGTCTGATGGTTTTCCTTCACAAGATCCTCAGCCTTGGGTCCGAAACCCAATTAATTGGATAATAAAAGAAAGTCATAGAGAAGTTGCGACAGGCTATGAGGTGAGCGAGCAATTTAATCTCATTTAACTCAGGTGTTTATAAAATTAGATGAGATTCCAACTACAAATGAGGTTGATATGGTTTTGTCTGATAACGTTTTAAGGATCAATATCTAAGCTTTTAAAAAATTGTATTTAGGCTGTTAAAAATTTGTCTATACTCACTCTATAATAATATGCAACTAGGTGAGTCTGGCTATATGGAAGATATGACACGGAGTCCTTTTCGAACTGTGAAGAGGGAAGCGTTGGCCGCGGTTGGTTTTAGCATGGGGATCAATTTATTAGTACTCGCTGTGCCTATATACAGTTTACAGCTTTTTGATCGAGTGATGAGCAGTGCAAGCTTGGAAACCTTGCTGGCATTATTGGGTATTACTCTATTTTTGGTCACCTCCCAGTCGGCTCTTGAGTACATTCGAACTCTTTTGATGCAACGTTCTGCGCTTAAATTGGACACACAGCTTAGTGGTCAGTTACTGGATTTAAGTATATCGACATCATCGCAATCAAATAGCATTGATAAGCAGCCGCTCCACGATCTCACAACACTACGTAACTTTCTTGCATCCCCCTCAACATCTTCAATTCTGGATTTACCATTCACTCCGTTCTTTCTAATCCTGCTGTTTTTTCTACACCCATACATCGGGTTCGTTGCACTCACTGGCGTGATCATTTTTTCATTGCTTACTTTTGCAATGATGCTCGGAGGTAGAAAGGTCAGTGGTATGGCTCAAGAAGAGACGGGCAAAGTCGCCATGGAACTCAACGACTTTCTTCGTAATGCGCCGACACTGAAGGCTATGGGCATGAGTCAAAACATAGGAAAAGTTTGGGAAGAAAAAAACAACCACGTCCTCAGTTTGCAATGGTTAGTAAACGCCAGAGTAGGTTTGTTACTCGCGGTTAGCCGTTATTTTAGAACCTTATTGCAGGTGGTCATACTCACACTTGGTGTTTATTTAGCGCTGCAACAGCAAGTGGGTCTTGGTGCCGTTATCGCGAGCTCAATTCTGATTGGCCGAGTCGTCAGTCCTTTTGAAAGTGCGGTTAGTGGATGGAAGTCTTGGTATAGCGCATTTCAATCGTGGCGAAGACTCAAACAGTGTGTATCTCTTAGTAAAACGAAAGCCAAAACGTTGTTACCACAGCCTAAAGGCGAAGTGCAATTTAACAACGTGAGCTTGAAGTTCCCTGGAGCAAAAGCGCCGACTTTGCAGGGTATCAGTTTCAAGCTGGGTGCCGGTCAGGCTCTTGCAGTCATGGGTAATTCTGGGTCGGGTAAGTCAACTCTTGCAAGTTTACTGATGGGCATTCATAAAGCGAGTGTTGGCGATATCAAAATTGATGGCGCAACGGTTGAGAAATGGGATCAAAACCAATTCGGCCAATATATTGGTTATCTACCTCAGCATGTAGGGTTACTTGCCGGAACGGTTAAACAAAATATTTCGCGATTTGCAGAGTGTAATGACGAAGATGTAGTTTCATCTGCAAAACTTGCGTGTATTCATGAGCTTATTATGGCGCTTCCTGAAGGGTACGATACTTATATTGGTGAAGGCGGAATTCTACTTTCCGGAGGCCAAAAACAACGAATTGGCCTTGCAAGAGCAATTTACTCAAATCCAAGAGTATTAGTATTGGATGAGCCGAATTCAAACCTTGACCCCGAAGGCGAAACCGCTCTGGCCATTGTTTTACAGCATTGCAAAGAACATAAAATTACCGTGGTAATGATCTCTCATCGACCGGGTTTCCTTCGTCAGATGGATTGGGTTATTAGTTTGAAAGAAGGACGTGTCGAGAAAGCTGGAACCTGTGAACAGTTCTTAGGGCTTAATGTGAACTCGCAAGGTAAGGCTGCCTCATTGAACAATGCCAACTCCCAACCTAAGACTCACTCTCAAACTTCGAAGGTTTCGCCGAAGTCTCAAAATTCAGTACAAGGATAGGTGCAGAATATGGAAGGGAA comes from Vibrio bathopelagicus and encodes:
- a CDS encoding type I secretion system permease/ATPase, which produces MEDMTRSPFRTVKREALAAVGFSMGINLLVLAVPIYSLQLFDRVMSSASLETLLALLGITLFLVTSQSALEYIRTLLMQRSALKLDTQLSGQLLDLSISTSSQSNSIDKQPLHDLTTLRNFLASPSTSSILDLPFTPFFLILLFFLHPYIGFVALTGVIIFSLLTFAMMLGGRKVSGMAQEETGKVAMELNDFLRNAPTLKAMGMSQNIGKVWEEKNNHVLSLQWLVNARVGLLLAVSRYFRTLLQVVILTLGVYLALQQQVGLGAVIASSILIGRVVSPFESAVSGWKSWYSAFQSWRRLKQCVSLSKTKAKTLLPQPKGEVQFNNVSLKFPGAKAPTLQGISFKLGAGQALAVMGNSGSGKSTLASLLMGIHKASVGDIKIDGATVEKWDQNQFGQYIGYLPQHVGLLAGTVKQNISRFAECNDEDVVSSAKLACIHELIMALPEGYDTYIGEGGILLSGGQKQRIGLARAIYSNPRVLVLDEPNSNLDPEGETALAIVLQHCKEHKITVVMISHRPGFLRQMDWVISLKEGRVEKAGTCEQFLGLNVNSQGKAASLNNANSQPKTHSQTSKVSPKSQNSVQG